One part of the Lotus japonicus ecotype B-129 chromosome 2, LjGifu_v1.2 genome encodes these proteins:
- the LOC130736261 gene encoding IAA-amino acid hydrolase ILR1-like 5: MCVVPVTSEFYLGTVRLIFQPAEEGARGASQVIKEGVLQDTEAIFAVHIDAETPTGAIASIPGPFTAAGCIFEAKLVGVGGHAASPHRNVDPVLATSFALLALQQLVSRENDPLQSQVLAYAISFEKALKCSVYYAKKQSSLSGLGLCDFI; this comes from the exons ATGTGTGTTGTGCCTGTGACTTCTGAGTTTTATCTG GGAACTGTGAGACTTATTTTTCAACCAGCTGAGGAGGGAGCTAGAGGCGCCTCTCAAGTGATAAAAGAAGGAGTTCTTCAAGATACAGAAGCAATTTTTGCTGTTCATATTGATGCTGAGACGCCTACTGGAGCCATAGCATCCATTCCAGGGCCTTTTACAGCTGCTGGATGCATCTTTGAGGCAAAACTTGTaggagtgggtggtcatgctgCTTCACCCCACAGGAATGTGGATCCAGTGCTGGCTACATCATTTGCATTATTGGCTCTACAACAGCTTGTCTCAAGGGAAAATGACCCTCTTCAGAGTCAA GTCTTGGCTTATGCGATTTCATTTGAAAAAGCTCTTAAGTGTTCTGTTTACTATGCCAAAAAACAAAGTTCTCTATCAGGTCTTGGCTTATGCGATTTCATTTGA
- the LOC130737818 gene encoding uncharacterized protein LOC130737818, protein MEKETKAQSESGKGGASIEGLPFEDSPYVQYKDLEDYKRQGYGTEGHQEPKPGRGAGATEAPTLSGAAVSSQAQAQDKAQPTGTGATNRQGVP, encoded by the coding sequence ATGGAGAAGGAAACAAAGGCACAGAGTGAATCAGGTAAAGGTGGTGCAAGCATTGAAGGGCTTCCATTTGAGGACAGTCCCTACGTGCAATACAAGGATTTGGAGGATTACAAGCGTCAGGGTTATGGCACTGAAGGTCATCAGGAACCAAAGCCCGGTCGTGGCGCCGGCGCGACGGAGGCACCCACGCTCTCCGGTGCGGCGGTTTCCTCTCAGGCCCAGGCTCAGGATAAAGCCCAACCCACTGGAACTGGCGCCACTAATCGCCAAGGAGTTCCTTAA